The following proteins are encoded in a genomic region of Vibrio spartinae:
- a CDS encoding bifunctional diguanylate cyclase/phosphodiesterase: MNRASSPLGNERHLLWIIQLAPIFVVGCLALVLNGYLYEADRQRLAESSSTLYHEMMLSEKLLTQQHVALIHKEFDRQKAYLMQHLQYQVRQRVYDAYELIRHLYSQNNALSPEEIKLAVTQALQSQGELPRSSYFFIQSRHQSGMLRTQSDNIQVLPASFHPDTSVSEDFLRQIERQGESFFRWDVQSRFPSSLSKSSQREKMGFGKYFSPLGWVVGAVENVADMEHNVQQSLLKWINQYPYEHVRHQNGGAYMISVIDQYGRVLADNESAYIGKQLQDILLPEGQTNTWQSLALSHLPNRFVRGQMKFSDGSFGAESMLYIESLGDWGWHVVAGFPMTRFDDYFQQKFAQIKQKSDQALWNIVIFSVLFSGIVLLLSFYIGRLIAGRFQRYQDKIRQHIEHVEDSRDEMHFMAMHDVLTSLPNRMMFLKGVKKEIFRLRAQLHMKHLVIVFVDLDEFKKINDTYGHAVGDQLLMTVADRFRHLLGEYDLVSRFGGDEFVFCFSALSHKADAEHRVSRIQRVFDEPFELNGTQLQTTCSIGASLYPDDGILAEELLNKADVVLYQAKKKQRGSVVFYNQEVHAHLQHFLAIEAQLQHALRKHEMFICYQPLVHVKTWNVLGLEALVRWDNDILGRVKPEEFIHIAEDTGLFYTLGNYIFERACREVLTLSPNGLYALSLNVNVSAKQLLTPGFVDDIVAIIAHVGIDISRIHIEITETVFIREFQQAKEVLFSLKRAGIRISLDDFGKGYSSLSYLSQLPIDEVKIDKSFIDKMLCSEESCALIKTILAVGQSASFSVVAEGVETHAQLLALTNQTATGCLVQGYYFDKPMSVEMIQQRMRSSKRWDCHPH, translated from the coding sequence ATGAATCGTGCAAGTTCGCCTTTGGGAAATGAGCGACATTTATTGTGGATTATTCAACTGGCGCCAATATTTGTTGTTGGTTGTTTGGCATTAGTGCTGAACGGCTATTTATATGAAGCGGATCGGCAACGGCTGGCTGAAAGTAGCAGTACGTTGTACCATGAAATGATGCTCTCAGAGAAGTTGTTGACCCAGCAGCATGTCGCATTAATTCATAAGGAATTTGATCGGCAAAAGGCTTACTTGATGCAACATCTTCAGTATCAAGTTCGTCAACGGGTCTATGACGCGTATGAGCTCATTCGTCATCTTTATTCTCAGAATAATGCCCTTTCTCCGGAAGAGATTAAACTTGCGGTCACGCAGGCGCTTCAATCTCAAGGCGAACTCCCTCGTTCTAGCTATTTCTTTATTCAGTCCCGTCATCAATCGGGAATGTTGCGTACACAGTCTGACAATATTCAAGTGTTACCGGCCTCTTTTCATCCCGACACCTCCGTCTCGGAAGATTTTCTGAGGCAGATTGAACGTCAGGGCGAATCTTTTTTTCGCTGGGATGTTCAGTCCCGATTTCCCTCATCTTTGTCGAAGTCAAGCCAGAGAGAGAAAATGGGATTCGGTAAGTATTTCTCCCCATTAGGCTGGGTCGTTGGTGCGGTTGAGAATGTTGCGGATATGGAACACAACGTTCAACAGTCATTACTCAAGTGGATCAATCAATATCCTTATGAACATGTCCGCCACCAAAACGGCGGTGCGTATATGATATCGGTGATTGATCAATATGGTCGGGTTCTGGCGGATAATGAATCTGCCTACATCGGCAAACAACTGCAAGACATATTATTACCCGAAGGGCAAACCAATACTTGGCAGTCATTGGCATTATCACATCTTCCCAACCGGTTTGTACGAGGACAGATGAAGTTCAGTGACGGTTCGTTTGGCGCTGAGTCGATGCTTTATATCGAAAGTCTGGGTGATTGGGGATGGCATGTTGTCGCCGGATTTCCTATGACGCGTTTTGATGATTACTTCCAGCAGAAATTCGCGCAAATCAAACAGAAAAGTGACCAGGCCTTGTGGAATATCGTCATTTTCAGTGTACTGTTCTCGGGGATTGTTTTACTGCTGTCTTTTTATATTGGTCGGCTGATTGCTGGCCGTTTTCAGCGATATCAGGACAAAATTCGTCAGCATATTGAGCATGTAGAAGATTCGCGGGATGAGATGCATTTTATGGCCATGCATGATGTCTTGACTTCATTACCCAACCGGATGATGTTTTTGAAGGGCGTGAAAAAGGAAATATTCAGGCTGCGCGCTCAATTGCACATGAAGCATCTGGTCATTGTGTTTGTTGATCTGGATGAATTTAAGAAAATTAATGACACCTATGGCCATGCAGTGGGCGACCAGTTATTGATGACCGTGGCTGACCGTTTTCGTCACTTACTGGGTGAGTATGATTTGGTTTCAAGGTTCGGGGGAGATGAGTTTGTCTTTTGCTTTTCAGCGCTTTCCCACAAAGCTGATGCGGAACACCGGGTCTCACGGATACAACGGGTGTTCGATGAACCTTTTGAGTTGAATGGAACTCAATTACAAACGACGTGCAGTATCGGCGCCAGTTTATATCCCGATGACGGAATACTAGCCGAGGAATTATTGAATAAAGCCGATGTTGTGCTTTATCAGGCGAAGAAAAAACAGAGAGGGAGTGTTGTCTTCTACAATCAGGAGGTTCATGCGCATTTGCAACATTTTCTTGCGATTGAAGCGCAGTTACAACATGCCTTACGTAAACATGAAATGTTTATCTGCTACCAGCCGTTAGTGCATGTCAAAACGTGGAATGTGCTCGGTCTTGAGGCTTTGGTGCGGTGGGATAATGATATTCTTGGGCGGGTGAAACCGGAGGAATTTATCCATATTGCGGAAGATACCGGTCTGTTTTATACCTTGGGAAACTATATTTTTGAACGCGCTTGCCGGGAAGTCTTAACGTTGAGCCCGAATGGTCTTTATGCGTTAAGTCTGAATGTCAATGTATCCGCTAAACAGCTTCTGACACCGGGATTTGTGGATGATATTGTCGCGATTATTGCGCACGTGGGGATTGATATCAGTCGTATCCATATTGAAATTACAGAGACTGTTTTTATTCGCGAGTTTCAGCAGGCCAAAGAGGTTTTATTCTCTTTGAAACGGGCGGGGATCCGTATCTCGCTGGATGATTTCGGTAAAGGTTATTCCTCCCTCAGTTATCTCAGTCAGCTCCCGATTGATGAAGTCAAAATCGATAAAAGCTTTATTGATAAGATGTTGTGTAGTGAAGAGAGTTGCGCGCTGATTAAAACTATACTGGCGGTTGGACAGTCAGCTTCTTTTAGTGTGGTTGCTGAAGGCGTCGAAACCCACGCACAATTGCTGGCATTGACCAATCAGACAGCGACAGGGTGTCTGGTCCAAGGATATTATTTTGACAAACCCATGAGTGTTGAAATGATTCAGCAAAGAATGCGTTCTTCAAAACGTTGGGACTGTCACCCTCATTAA
- the codA gene encoding cytosine deaminase, which produces MKIINARLRGTEGLYSIQIEAGVFHKIQLQDRLLDEAADIDAMGKLCCAPFVEPHIHLDAVLTAGEPRWNMSGTLFEGIECWAERKALLDIDDVKRRVLTAAELLIANGVQYVRTHVDVTDPELTALKAINQLKPILQPYLDLQIVAFPQEGIFSYPNGKALMEKALEIGIDVVGGIPHFEFTREYGVESMHWVVEFARQHGKLVDVHCDEIDDENSRFLEVLATVALEQGMGPQVTASHTTAMHSYNNAYCSKLFRLLKKSQINFVSCPTENMHLQGRFDEFPKRRGITRVKELHRAGINVALAQDSIQDPWYTLGNGKLLRELDFAIHACHMMGYEDLVNALSFITDHGAQVLNITDQYGIAEGKPGHLIILDGIDDVSVLRNQSEVLWSVRAGKILIERQPSILRHLVKINS; this is translated from the coding sequence ATGAAAATTATCAATGCGCGTTTAAGAGGCACGGAAGGGTTGTACTCGATTCAAATTGAAGCGGGGGTTTTTCACAAGATTCAGTTACAGGATCGATTGCTTGATGAAGCCGCGGATATTGATGCAATGGGGAAATTATGTTGTGCCCCGTTTGTTGAACCTCACATTCATTTGGATGCGGTGCTGACCGCTGGTGAGCCGCGCTGGAATATGAGTGGCACGCTCTTTGAGGGGATTGAGTGCTGGGCGGAAAGAAAGGCATTACTGGATATCGATGATGTCAAACGACGCGTGCTGACTGCGGCTGAGTTGTTGATTGCCAACGGGGTTCAGTATGTTCGCACCCATGTTGATGTGACCGATCCTGAATTGACAGCGCTGAAAGCGATCAATCAACTGAAACCGATACTTCAACCTTATCTTGATTTACAAATCGTTGCTTTTCCTCAGGAAGGTATTTTCTCCTACCCGAATGGCAAAGCATTGATGGAAAAGGCATTAGAGATTGGAATTGATGTCGTTGGTGGCATTCCACATTTTGAATTCACCCGGGAATACGGTGTTGAGTCGATGCACTGGGTGGTTGAATTTGCCCGCCAGCATGGGAAGTTGGTCGATGTGCATTGTGATGAAATTGACGATGAAAACTCTCGATTTCTTGAAGTGCTGGCAACGGTGGCACTAGAGCAGGGGATGGGGCCTCAGGTCACCGCCAGTCATACGACTGCTATGCACTCGTATAATAATGCCTACTGTTCGAAATTGTTTCGTTTACTGAAAAAGTCACAAATTAACTTCGTCTCCTGTCCGACGGAAAATATGCATTTACAGGGACGCTTTGACGAATTTCCGAAACGGCGAGGTATTACCCGGGTCAAGGAACTTCATCGGGCAGGGATCAATGTTGCGTTGGCGCAAGACTCGATACAAGACCCATGGTATACCTTAGGGAATGGCAAATTATTACGTGAATTAGATTTTGCGATTCATGCTTGCCATATGATGGGGTATGAAGATTTAGTCAATGCCTTAAGCTTTATTACTGACCATGGTGCCCAAGTGTTGAATATTACCGATCAATACGGGATTGCTGAAGGAAAACCGGGGCATTTGATTATTTTGGATGGCATTGATGATGTCTCTGTTTTGAGAAATCAGAGTGAAGTGCTTTGGTCTGTCAGAGCCGGGAAAATCCTTATTGAGCGTCAGCCATCAATATTGAGACACTTGGTTAAAATCAATTCTTGA
- a CDS encoding methyl-accepting chemotaxis protein — MQLSLKRKIVLSVVAAITLTATILVVVSYQSFKQDSWRAIQSESRNTLQAYAKGIGEWFHDKQLAIAGLKEEIEQDPSLDVVPHLRQTLKSGGFGLSYYGNEKGEMYRQDPSLNKPGYDPRVRGWYKLAKSKNEAVTTDPYVSVTMKKLVVTLATPVRQNGQLIGVAASNLALDQLIHDVLNMKVLGNGYSILVNKKGTVVAHPQKDLILKPISEAIPQLNTQSLSQASDSGKPLFIDIDGKDKVVMGQNIAHTDWMLIMIMDQATLEKPMNSLLLNQIIIAVVILVVIALLTSWVLSRQLKAIGDIGEALAEIAEGNGDLTKRLDVNRQDEVGMLAERFNKFVDRLHAMVKKVHDVSIALNQKADNAASAATKRSQQLKTQQDEITMVATAVTEMASATAEIAGNADNTAKSANQSVELGAEGYEQMQKSMKSINQLAEELTHAAGIVGELEVHANEISTILSTIRAIAEQTNLLALNAAIEAARAGEQGRGFAVVADEVRVLSQRTHASTEEIQSKIEGLQKVTNNAVNVMQASHHLVENSVQDFNHTGDKLQMISESITMISDMATQIASAAEEQSLVTADINGNTESVREVSDQMTHEAQLAAEEAQEVHRLMTELGREISRFKL; from the coding sequence ATGCAATTGAGTTTGAAGAGGAAGATCGTTCTTTCTGTGGTTGCTGCCATTACCTTGACAGCAACCATCTTAGTGGTTGTGAGTTATCAATCATTTAAGCAAGACAGTTGGCGTGCCATTCAGAGTGAAAGTCGCAATACATTACAGGCTTATGCGAAAGGAATTGGTGAATGGTTTCATGACAAGCAACTGGCTATTGCAGGGTTAAAAGAAGAAATCGAACAGGACCCGTCTTTAGATGTCGTGCCCCATTTAAGACAAACGTTGAAATCTGGTGGATTCGGTTTGAGTTATTACGGTAATGAGAAAGGGGAGATGTACCGACAAGACCCTTCTCTGAACAAACCCGGCTATGATCCACGAGTCAGAGGGTGGTACAAACTGGCGAAGTCAAAGAATGAAGCCGTGACCACTGATCCGTATGTCAGTGTGACAATGAAAAAGTTAGTGGTGACCTTGGCAACTCCAGTTCGGCAGAATGGACAGTTGATTGGTGTTGCCGCATCGAATCTGGCGTTGGATCAGTTAATTCATGACGTCTTAAACATGAAAGTTTTAGGAAACGGTTACTCGATTCTGGTGAATAAGAAAGGGACAGTCGTTGCGCATCCGCAGAAAGACCTGATCCTGAAACCTATCAGCGAAGCGATCCCACAGTTGAATACTCAGTCTCTGTCTCAGGCATCTGATTCCGGGAAACCATTGTTCATCGATATTGACGGGAAAGATAAAGTGGTGATGGGCCAAAATATTGCCCACACGGACTGGATGCTGATCATGATTATGGATCAGGCAACGTTGGAAAAACCGATGAATTCGTTGTTGCTGAATCAAATCATCATCGCAGTTGTGATCCTCGTCGTGATCGCACTATTAACATCGTGGGTACTCTCCCGACAACTTAAAGCCATTGGTGATATTGGTGAAGCACTGGCTGAGATTGCCGAAGGAAATGGTGACTTAACCAAGCGTCTGGATGTGAACCGTCAGGATGAAGTCGGCATGTTGGCCGAGCGATTCAATAAATTTGTCGATCGCCTGCATGCCATGGTGAAAAAAGTTCACGATGTGTCGATTGCCCTGAACCAGAAAGCAGATAATGCTGCATCGGCTGCGACGAAACGTAGTCAGCAGTTGAAGACCCAGCAAGATGAAATCACCATGGTTGCAACTGCGGTGACTGAAATGGCTTCAGCGACGGCTGAGATTGCCGGTAATGCTGACAATACAGCGAAAAGTGCCAACCAGTCAGTTGAGTTGGGTGCGGAAGGTTATGAGCAGATGCAGAAGAGCATGAAGTCGATTAACCAGCTGGCTGAAGAGCTGACGCATGCCGCTGGGATTGTCGGGGAGCTTGAAGTTCATGCGAACGAAATATCAACCATTCTCTCGACGATTCGGGCGATTGCCGAGCAGACCAACCTATTAGCCTTGAATGCTGCCATTGAAGCAGCGAGAGCGGGTGAGCAGGGACGCGGTTTCGCAGTTGTTGCGGATGAAGTGCGTGTGCTTTCGCAAAGAACGCATGCATCCACAGAAGAGATTCAGTCGAAGATTGAAGGGTTGCAGAAAGTCACCAACAATGCGGTCAACGTGATGCAGGCCAGCCATCATTTGGTTGAAAATAGTGTCCAAGACTTCAATCATACGGGTGACAAACTGCAAATGATTAGTGAATCGATTACGATGATCAGTGATATGGCAACCCAGATTGCTTCAGCGGCAGAAGAACAGTCTTTGGTGACCGCGGATATTAATGGGAATACTGAATCTGTCCGGGAAGTCAGCGATCAAATGACTCATGAAGCACAACTGGCGGCTGAAGAAGCACAGGAAGTACATCGTCTGATGACTGAACTCGGCCGAGAGATTTCTCGCTTCAAACTCTGA
- a CDS encoding PqiC family protein — MRLTRRVVLLTVMLVLLSGCASSTALETTQYLLPMPEQVPMLKTSAKMNMNQPIQIKAIKMPGYLEKPNIIMVDPDGQVYLASQHLWAESLSSQLEKMTLRRLKERLPTITWIPSYQYIRPHLLLDIEVYRFHADRYGKITASGHWSLWSASKQLLYEASFESVEMMQQSGYPAMTRQLSHLWLTQVVDPIATTLATRQ; from the coding sequence ATGAGATTGACAAGGCGAGTTGTACTGCTAACAGTCATGCTGGTATTACTCAGTGGATGTGCGAGTAGCACCGCATTAGAAACGACGCAATATCTGCTTCCAATGCCGGAACAGGTACCGATGCTGAAAACATCGGCCAAGATGAATATGAATCAGCCCATTCAAATCAAAGCAATCAAGATGCCGGGATATCTGGAAAAACCCAATATTATTATGGTTGATCCCGATGGACAGGTTTATCTGGCGTCACAACATTTATGGGCTGAATCCTTGAGTTCTCAGTTGGAAAAAATGACGTTGAGACGGCTGAAAGAACGATTACCGACGATTACATGGATTCCTTCTTATCAATATATCCGGCCTCACTTACTCTTGGATATTGAAGTTTATCGCTTTCATGCTGACAGGTATGGAAAAATTACAGCATCCGGACACTGGTCACTTTGGTCAGCGTCGAAACAGTTGCTCTATGAAGCGTCATTTGAAAGTGTGGAGATGATGCAACAGAGTGGTTATCCGGCAATGACCCGACAGCTTTCCCATCTTTGGCTGACACAAGTTGTTGATCCGATTGCCACAACATTAGCCACTCGCCAGTGA
- the pqiB gene encoding intermembrane transport protein PqiB, whose amino-acid sequence MSRSSSVTESAHRMHFNSIWFVPLIAAIVAGWMLVENWSRQGPEITIVAENADGLVAGKTKVKAHNVDVGEVTDIQLSDDFNHAIIRIRMEQGSEAMLNSKSKFWVVKPRVGKEGISGLGTILSGAFINVHPGKGGEKHDRFIMLKQPPLSTADNQGIRLKLYSTDNAKMEVGSPVHFRGFEVGYIENVGFDVKRKAITYHVFVNAPYDALVHSNVQFWMTPGLVVEGTAKGVEVRMDSLQTLFSGGISFGTTNAQDSGSPIKDLTEFRLFSSKEAAANNRYDKYIDYIMLVQGSISGLLPGAPLEYNGIRLGTVEEVPFRGGGIESDKDIRMPSIPILVRLEPQRIAAHLSDKIIKLDEWREMLAQGFEQGMRATLSSSNLLTGSKVVSVMFVKDPKPMTETMYQGYPLFPTVSSSLASMQEKITLILDHLAALPMEKTVGQLNQTLVAADDTFKELHQASKSLKKLLSQQKTQAIPDRLVGVLETLNETLSDYQAQGPLGQNIQQSLDAVQRNLETLYPLLQDLRRQPNSIIFGKQSEEDIEPKVKEGSAK is encoded by the coding sequence TTGAGTCGCTCATCATCTGTTACGGAATCCGCTCACCGGATGCATTTTAATTCGATCTGGTTCGTGCCTTTAATTGCCGCAATTGTCGCTGGCTGGATGTTGGTCGAAAACTGGTCCCGGCAAGGGCCGGAAATTACCATTGTCGCAGAAAATGCAGATGGGCTCGTCGCGGGAAAAACCAAAGTGAAAGCGCACAATGTGGATGTCGGAGAAGTCACCGACATTCAGCTCAGTGATGATTTTAATCATGCGATCATCCGTATCCGGATGGAGCAGGGTTCGGAGGCGATGTTAAACAGTAAAAGCAAGTTCTGGGTGGTGAAACCCAGAGTCGGTAAAGAAGGTATCAGCGGTCTGGGTACCATTCTTTCCGGTGCGTTTATTAACGTTCATCCGGGCAAAGGTGGTGAAAAACACGACCGCTTTATCATGTTGAAACAACCCCCGTTATCGACGGCGGATAATCAAGGGATTCGGCTAAAACTCTATTCAACGGATAACGCGAAAATGGAGGTGGGTTCTCCGGTTCATTTTCGTGGATTTGAAGTCGGCTACATTGAGAATGTTGGTTTCGATGTGAAACGAAAAGCGATTACATACCATGTCTTTGTGAATGCGCCTTATGATGCTTTAGTCCATAGCAATGTACAGTTCTGGATGACGCCGGGACTGGTGGTTGAAGGAACCGCAAAAGGGGTGGAAGTGCGGATGGACTCGCTACAGACCCTGTTCTCCGGTGGGATCTCATTTGGTACGACAAACGCGCAGGACTCCGGTTCACCCATTAAAGATTTAACCGAATTCCGTCTGTTTTCTTCTAAAGAAGCAGCAGCCAATAATCGCTATGACAAATACATTGATTACATCATGTTAGTTCAGGGCAGTATCAGTGGTCTGCTCCCGGGCGCACCACTGGAATATAACGGGATTCGTCTGGGAACGGTGGAAGAAGTACCGTTTCGTGGTGGCGGAATTGAGAGTGACAAGGATATTCGTATGCCGTCGATTCCGATTCTGGTTCGTTTGGAGCCACAAAGAATTGCGGCTCATTTGAGTGACAAAATCATCAAGCTGGATGAGTGGCGTGAGATGTTGGCGCAAGGGTTTGAGCAAGGTATGCGCGCCACGTTGAGTAGCAGTAATTTGCTGACCGGATCGAAAGTGGTGTCGGTTATGTTTGTTAAAGATCCCAAACCGATGACGGAAACAATGTATCAAGGATATCCGCTTTTCCCGACAGTCAGTAGTTCTCTGGCTTCAATGCAGGAAAAAATCACCCTGATTCTCGATCATCTGGCTGCGTTGCCGATGGAGAAAACCGTCGGGCAGTTGAATCAAACGCTGGTTGCGGCCGATGACACCTTCAAAGAGTTACATCAGGCGAGCAAGAGCCTGAAAAAACTGCTGTCACAACAGAAGACACAGGCGATTCCAGACCGATTGGTGGGCGTATTAGAAACCTTGAATGAAACGTTGAGTGATTATCAGGCACAAGGTCCTTTAGGGCAGAATATTCAGCAAAGCCTTGATGCCGTACAACGTAACCTTGAAACATTATATCCATTACTACAGGATTTACGTCGGCAACCGAATTCGATTATTTTCGGCAAGCAGAGTGAAGAGGATATCGAGCCGAAAGTCAAAGAAGGGAGTGCGAAATGA
- a CDS encoding PqiA/YebS family transporter subunit: MSSGKCHEQATACDHCDWVNVMPSMQAGEQLHCARCGHLIVTCHPNAPQQLLSNGCAAVLMFIMSLCFVFLGFSSQGSHQRITLLDCIYGLMGEHYISLGIIVALTLLVLPVVYLSAVLLTALALRQGRLKSIHYGLTHTISALQPWLMVDVFLLGGLVALVKLHSLAEIELGLSFWAFCAFTLCLFRTVSFVDKRWIWHCLCGPAPTVAVRSGSALSQGLKGCQYCGALVSADTHQCSRCHHILHQRKQGSLNNTLALLFASCALYFPANFFPIMITTFLGSSEPSTIMGGVILLWGMKSYLVAGVIFVASILVPVTKILMLFWLCWQIRFGHGEHEKPTQRIYHIAEFIGRWSMVDVFVVAILSALVQLGPMMNIIPGVAAISFAAVVILTMLAAMSFDSRLIWDKSEEITI, from the coding sequence ATGAGTAGTGGGAAATGCCATGAACAAGCAACCGCTTGTGATCACTGTGACTGGGTGAATGTGATGCCATCGATGCAGGCCGGAGAACAACTGCATTGTGCCCGTTGTGGTCATTTGATCGTCACGTGTCATCCGAATGCACCACAGCAATTGCTGAGTAACGGATGTGCAGCGGTGTTGATGTTTATCATGTCACTTTGTTTTGTTTTTCTCGGGTTTTCTTCGCAAGGCAGTCATCAGCGGATCACCTTGTTAGATTGTATTTATGGCCTTATGGGAGAACATTACATCTCACTTGGTATTATTGTGGCCCTCACTTTGCTGGTGTTACCGGTCGTCTATCTGAGCGCGGTACTCTTGACCGCCCTGGCTTTGCGGCAAGGGCGACTGAAATCTATTCATTATGGGTTGACTCATACGATAAGCGCGCTGCAACCTTGGCTGATGGTCGATGTCTTCCTGCTCGGCGGATTAGTTGCTTTAGTCAAACTGCATAGCTTGGCTGAAATTGAGTTGGGATTGTCTTTCTGGGCTTTTTGTGCCTTCACTCTCTGCTTATTCAGAACGGTCTCTTTTGTCGATAAGCGCTGGATTTGGCATTGTTTATGTGGCCCGGCACCGACGGTCGCAGTCCGTTCCGGCTCCGCATTATCTCAGGGGCTCAAAGGGTGTCAGTATTGTGGTGCATTGGTGTCTGCGGACACGCATCAATGTTCTCGCTGTCATCATATTCTCCATCAGCGTAAACAGGGCAGCCTCAATAATACGTTAGCGTTATTATTCGCATCTTGTGCTTTGTATTTTCCTGCCAATTTTTTTCCGATTATGATTACGACCTTTTTGGGGAGCAGTGAGCCGTCAACCATCATGGGCGGCGTTATTTTATTGTGGGGAATGAAATCATATCTCGTGGCCGGTGTCATTTTTGTGGCCAGTATTTTGGTGCCGGTCACGAAAATTTTGATGTTGTTCTGGTTATGTTGGCAAATTCGTTTTGGTCATGGAGAGCATGAAAAACCGACCCAACGGATTTATCACATCGCAGAATTTATCGGCCGTTGGTCAATGGTTGATGTGTTTGTGGTCGCAATACTGTCAGCGTTGGTTCAGCTTGGGCCGATGATGAACATTATTCCTGGCGTTGCCGCTATTTCTTTTGCTGCTGTGGTTATTCTGACTATGCTGGCAGCAATGTCGTTCGATTCCCGCCTGATCTGGGATAAATCTGAGGAGATCACCATTTGA
- a CDS encoding putative quinol monooxygenase, whose protein sequence is MSKVTLKGFILVPESELESVKNELVNHQRLTLEEPGCISFSVTENLENPLRFDVYEEFTDQGAFEHHQQRVKASYWGKVTVNVERHYEILT, encoded by the coding sequence ATGTCAAAAGTAACATTGAAAGGTTTTATTTTAGTGCCTGAGTCAGAGCTTGAATCGGTTAAAAATGAGTTGGTCAATCATCAACGTCTTACTCTCGAAGAGCCGGGGTGTATTTCGTTTAGCGTGACTGAAAATTTGGAAAATCCGCTTCGTTTTGACGTTTACGAGGAATTTACGGATCAGGGGGCTTTTGAGCATCATCAGCAAAGAGTCAAGGCATCCTATTGGGGTAAAGTGACAGTGAACGTTGAGCGCCACTATGAAATCTTGACATAA
- the glk gene encoding glucokinase produces MPYQFALIGDIGGTNARLALCELASGKVSHARTYACAEYPSLESVIKHYIDDSEVAIQQACIAIACPVQGDWVSMTNHSWQFSIETLQHNLGLETFQVINDFTAVSMAIPVLAESDVVKVGYGEAVKGKPIAVYGAGTGLGVAHLLPVGEQWLSLPGEGGHVDLASGSQEEDRILAELRQDFGRVSAERCLSGQGIVNLYNAIVRADGKTPEAFTPKDVVEQAQADTQVDCRKALNLFCVLMGRFAGNLALNLETFGGVYIAGGVVPRFVDFLLNSEFRTAFEDKGRFNTYLENIPVFLITHKEPGLLGAGAYLRQSLGLSLAAA; encoded by the coding sequence ATGCCCTATCAATTTGCGTTGATTGGCGATATTGGTGGCACGAACGCCCGTTTGGCATTATGCGAACTGGCATCAGGAAAAGTGAGTCACGCCAGAACATATGCCTGTGCTGAATATCCGAGTCTTGAGTCTGTGATCAAGCATTATATTGACGATTCAGAAGTGGCAATTCAGCAAGCCTGTATTGCGATTGCTTGTCCGGTACAAGGTGACTGGGTTTCGATGACCAATCATAGCTGGCAATTTTCGATTGAGACCCTGCAACATAACCTCGGGCTTGAAACATTTCAGGTGATCAATGATTTTACTGCGGTCTCGATGGCGATTCCGGTTTTGGCTGAGTCTGATGTGGTGAAAGTCGGATACGGGGAGGCGGTCAAAGGAAAGCCGATTGCCGTCTATGGTGCCGGAACGGGGCTGGGTGTGGCGCATTTGCTGCCAGTGGGTGAGCAATGGCTCAGTCTGCCGGGTGAAGGTGGCCATGTGGATCTGGCATCGGGAAGTCAGGAAGAAGACCGGATTTTAGCCGAGTTACGCCAAGATTTTGGTCGCGTTTCAGCGGAGCGATGTCTGTCGGGACAGGGGATTGTCAATCTATACAATGCGATTGTTCGTGCTGACGGGAAGACACCGGAAGCATTCACCCCGAAAGATGTGGTTGAACAGGCGCAGGCAGACACGCAAGTGGATTGTCGGAAAGCACTGAACTTGTTTTGTGTGTTGATGGGCCGCTTTGCCGGCAATCTGGCATTGAATCTGGAAACGTTTGGCGGGGTTTATATTGCCGGTGGCGTTGTGCCGCGCTTTGTCGATTTCTTGCTCAATTCTGAATTCCGGACTGCGTTTGAAGATAAGGGGCGGTTCAATACTTATTTAGAAAATATTCCCGTCTTCCTTATTACCCATAAAGAGCCGGGTTTACTGGGTGCCGGTGCTTATCTGAGACAATCGCTTGGTTTGTCTCTCGCGGCAGCGTGA